One window from the genome of Streptomyces sp. NBC_00287 encodes:
- a CDS encoding heme/hemin ABC transporter substrate-binding protein — MKLTGTARRLGLPLVLAVVLLTGACGGGTSGSAESEASPASASERAATAEKQLAKNTLVPLEGKSPTPELPVTVDSSDGRKVTVEDASRILPLNGGVAEIVFTLGLGDRVVGRDITATFAEAKGLPQVTKAHDVSAESVLSLRPTVVLADTDTGPSEAIEQIRDAGVPVVVLDPATELADVTTRTTRIAEALGVPAAGKALNARMSDELAAARAAVPKGSKPRVAFLYMRGSAAVYLIGGKGSGADSLIEAAGAVDAGKDAGFDKPFTPITSEALVRAQPDVILMMTKGLESVGGIDGLVDIPGIAQTPAGMNRRVVDLEDGVLLGFGPRTPLVIDILVDRLH, encoded by the coding sequence ATGAAATTGACCGGAACAGCACGGCGGCTCGGCCTGCCCCTGGTTCTCGCCGTGGTGCTGCTCACCGGCGCCTGCGGCGGCGGTACTTCGGGATCCGCCGAGTCGGAGGCCTCGCCCGCCTCCGCGAGCGAGCGTGCCGCGACCGCCGAGAAGCAGCTCGCGAAGAACACGCTCGTGCCGCTGGAGGGCAAGTCGCCGACGCCGGAGCTGCCGGTCACCGTCGACTCCTCCGACGGCCGGAAGGTGACCGTCGAGGACGCCTCGCGCATCCTGCCGCTCAACGGTGGGGTCGCGGAGATCGTGTTCACCCTCGGACTCGGTGACCGCGTCGTCGGGCGGGACATCACCGCCACCTTCGCCGAGGCGAAGGGCCTTCCGCAGGTCACCAAGGCGCACGACGTCAGCGCGGAGAGCGTGTTGTCGCTGAGGCCGACCGTGGTGCTCGCCGACACCGACACCGGGCCCAGCGAGGCCATCGAGCAGATCAGGGACGCCGGGGTGCCCGTCGTGGTGCTCGATCCGGCCACGGAACTCGCCGATGTCACCACCCGTACGACCCGGATCGCCGAGGCCCTCGGTGTGCCCGCAGCCGGAAAGGCGCTCAATGCGCGCATGAGCGACGAACTCGCCGCTGCCCGTGCCGCCGTGCCCAAGGGCAGCAAGCCGAGGGTCGCCTTCCTCTACATGCGCGGCAGCGCGGCCGTCTATCTGATCGGCGGCAAGGGATCCGGCGCCGACTCGCTCATCGAGGCCGCCGGAGCCGTCGACGCGGGCAAGGACGCCGGGTTCGACAAGCCGTTCACGCCCATCACCAGCGAGGCCCTGGTCCGCGCCCAGCCGGACGTGATCCTCATGATGACCAAGGGACTTGAATCCGTCGGAGGCATCGACGGACTCGTCGACATCCCCGGAATCGCCCAGACCCCGGCCGGGATGAACCGCCGGGTCGTGGACCTGGAGGACGGTGTCCTGCTCGGCTTTGGCCCGCGCACCCCCCTCGTCATCGACATCCTGGTGGACCGCCTGCACTAG
- a CDS encoding HtaA domain-containing protein — translation MAKRPGAAVVAGGALLALLGQGTAQAQETQVSGGYASWTLDGGELTLGGSARPAWFQATSGSADPETGDADIELGGTTQLVPSTDTVPPLTLAGLRLRLDGDSGALHTRTAVDGQARELTLAEVKPGETVVRSGGLTWTGLEATLTDEGAALLSQWSGREFASGDGLGRLDVTVGTGVTETTETPEPTPSATTPAPQKTQSATVAPPKASVTSPELPAGSEQTATGEGFQPGEVILVAIDQDTRYQVTADEQGRASLKFPVYVTAVEGEHTVELYSVSGERHATAGFGVRKP, via the coding sequence ATGGCGAAGAGACCCGGCGCCGCCGTGGTGGCGGGCGGCGCGCTGCTCGCCCTGCTGGGCCAGGGCACCGCGCAAGCACAGGAGACGCAGGTGTCCGGCGGCTATGCGAGCTGGACACTGGACGGTGGCGAGCTCACGCTCGGGGGTTCGGCGCGGCCGGCCTGGTTCCAGGCCACGAGCGGCTCCGCCGATCCCGAAACCGGCGATGCGGACATCGAATTGGGCGGTACGACGCAACTCGTCCCGAGCACCGACACCGTGCCGCCGCTGACCCTGGCCGGCCTGCGGCTGCGGCTGGACGGCGACTCGGGCGCGCTGCACACCCGTACGGCCGTGGACGGACAGGCGCGCGAACTCACCCTGGCGGAAGTGAAACCGGGCGAGACCGTCGTACGCTCGGGCGGGCTGACCTGGACCGGCCTGGAGGCCACGCTCACCGACGAGGGCGCGGCGCTGCTCTCGCAGTGGAGCGGGCGGGAGTTCGCCTCCGGCGACGGACTGGGGCGACTCGATGTGACCGTGGGGACCGGAGTCACCGAGACGACCGAGACGCCGGAACCGACGCCGTCGGCGACCACTCCGGCGCCACAGAAGACACAATCAGCGACCGTCGCGCCCCCAAAAGCCTCCGTGACGAGCCCCGAGCTCCCCGCGGGCTCCGAACAGACCGCCACCGGCGAGGGCTTCCAGCCCGGCGAAGTGATCCTCGTCGCGATCGACCAGGACACCCGGTACCAGGTGACCGCCGATGAACAGGGCCGCGCCTCGCTCAAGTTCCCGGTGTACGTGACCGCGGTCGAGGGCGAGCACACCGTGGAGCTGTACAGCGTCTCCGGCGAGCGCCACGCCACCGCGGGCTTCGGTGTGCGGAAACCGTAG
- a CDS encoding S66 peptidase family protein yields the protein MKPLLRPSRLAPGARVAVVATSGPVPEERLEAGLDVLRGWDLDPVVAPHVLDRHPEFGYLAGTDADRAGDLQNAWCDPSVDAVLCARGGYGVQRIVDLLDWEAMRAAGPKVFVGFSDVTALHEAFAQRLGLATLHGPMAAGVDFIKSPRAQEHLRATLFAPETVREIASGGRALVPGRARGVTLGGCLCLLAAEVGAPHARPSARGGLLCLEDVGEETYRIDRYLTQLLRAGWFDGVRGVLLGSWQECDPYERLRPLLVDRLGGLGVPVVEEFGFGHCADALTVPFGAMAELDADAGTLTLEEPALR from the coding sequence GTGAAACCCCTCCTGCGCCCGTCCCGGCTCGCCCCCGGCGCCCGTGTCGCCGTCGTCGCGACCAGCGGGCCGGTGCCCGAGGAGCGGCTCGAGGCCGGGCTCGATGTGCTGCGCGGCTGGGACCTCGACCCGGTGGTGGCACCCCATGTGCTGGACCGGCACCCCGAGTTCGGCTATCTCGCCGGGACGGACGCCGACCGGGCCGGCGACCTCCAGAACGCCTGGTGCGACCCGTCCGTCGACGCCGTGCTGTGCGCCCGCGGCGGTTACGGCGTGCAGCGGATCGTCGACCTGCTCGACTGGGAGGCGATGCGCGCGGCCGGGCCGAAGGTGTTCGTGGGCTTCAGCGATGTCACCGCGCTCCACGAGGCGTTCGCCCAGCGGCTCGGCCTCGCCACGCTGCACGGGCCGATGGCGGCGGGCGTCGACTTCATCAAGAGTCCACGGGCCCAGGAACACCTGAGGGCCACGCTGTTCGCCCCGGAGACGGTCCGCGAGATCGCCTCCGGCGGGCGGGCCCTGGTGCCGGGGCGGGCGCGCGGCGTGACTCTGGGCGGCTGTCTGTGCCTGCTCGCCGCGGAGGTGGGTGCCCCGCACGCCCGGCCGTCCGCGCGAGGCGGGCTGCTGTGCCTGGAGGACGTGGGGGAGGAGACGTACCGCATCGACCGGTACCTCACCCAACTCCTGCGCGCGGGCTGGTTCGACGGGGTGCGCGGGGTGCTGCTGGGCTCCTGGCAGGAGTGCGATCCCTATGAGCGGCTGCGCCCTTTGCTCGTCGACCGGCTCGGCGGGCTCGGTGTCCCCGTGGTGGAGGAGTTCGGGTTCGGGCACTGTGCCGACGCGTTGACGGTCCCGTTCGGGGCCATGGCCGAACTGGACGCCGACGCAGGCACATTGACCCTGGAGGAGCCGGCGCTGCGCTGA
- a CDS encoding prolyl oligopeptidase family serine peptidase, whose product MGENVHKLPYGSWPSPIDAALAAAHDGHPEYVGFVGDEVWWTEPRPTEGGRRTLVRRRADGTQESVLPPPWNVRSRVIEYGGQPWAGAEVDGEPLVVFVDFADQRLYRYRPGGEPRPLTPLSPVGGGLRWADPQLLLDRGEVWCVLEEFTGDGPTDVRRVLAAVPLDGSGAADRDAVRELSDDAHRFVTGPRLSPDGRRAAWLAWDHPRMPWDGTELLVADVGAGLSGARTVAGGPEESIAQADWAPDGSLLYAGDRTGWWNLYRDGTPLCPREEEFGGPLWKLGHRWFAPLDNGLIAVVHGRGATALGILDPETGELVDAAGPWTEFTPTLAVHGERVVAVGASPRSAHEVVELDTRTGRARVIGAAHDDPVDPAYYPEPQIRTFTGPAGREIHAHVYPPHNPGCVAPDGRPAPYVVWAHGGPTGRAPLVLDLEIAYFTSRGIGVAEVNYGGSTGYGREYRDRLREQWGLVDVEDCAAVALALAEEGTADRDRLAVRGGSAGGWTAAASLATTDVYACGTIIYPILDLAAWADGETHDFESQYLESLVGPREEVPGRYAERSPTEHAERITAPFLLLQGLDDVICPPAQCERFLARMAGRRVRHAYFAFEGEGHGFRRAETMVRVLESELSLYAQVFGLNPPGIPTLELAK is encoded by the coding sequence TTGGGGGAGAACGTGCACAAGCTGCCGTACGGTTCCTGGCCCTCGCCCATCGACGCGGCCCTCGCCGCCGCGCACGACGGGCACCCCGAGTACGTGGGCTTCGTCGGGGACGAGGTGTGGTGGACCGAGCCACGCCCGACCGAGGGCGGCCGGCGCACCCTGGTCCGCCGCCGCGCCGACGGCACCCAGGAGTCGGTGCTGCCGCCACCGTGGAACGTACGCAGCCGGGTCATCGAGTACGGCGGTCAGCCCTGGGCCGGGGCCGAAGTGGACGGCGAACCGCTGGTGGTGTTCGTCGACTTCGCCGACCAGCGGCTGTACCGGTACCGGCCCGGCGGCGAACCCCGCCCGCTCACCCCGCTCTCCCCGGTGGGCGGCGGACTGCGCTGGGCCGACCCGCAGTTGCTGCTCGACCGGGGTGAAGTGTGGTGCGTACTGGAGGAGTTCACCGGCGACGGGCCGACCGATGTGCGGCGCGTCCTGGCCGCCGTACCGCTGGACGGGTCGGGTGCCGCGGACCGGGACGCCGTGCGTGAACTCAGCGACGATGCCCATCGGTTCGTCACCGGGCCGCGGCTCTCGCCGGATGGGCGGCGTGCGGCCTGGCTGGCCTGGGACCATCCTCGGATGCCGTGGGACGGGACCGAGCTGCTCGTCGCGGACGTCGGAGCCGGACTGTCCGGCGCGCGGACCGTCGCGGGCGGGCCCGAGGAGTCGATCGCCCAGGCCGACTGGGCGCCCGACGGCTCCCTGCTGTACGCCGGCGACCGCACCGGCTGGTGGAACCTGTACCGCGACGGCACGCCCCTGTGTCCGCGCGAGGAGGAGTTCGGCGGACCGCTCTGGAAGCTCGGCCACCGCTGGTTCGCCCCGCTGGACAACGGCCTGATCGCCGTCGTGCACGGCCGGGGTGCCACCGCGCTCGGGATACTGGACCCCGAGACCGGCGAGCTCGTCGACGCGGCCGGCCCCTGGACCGAGTTCACGCCCACCCTCGCGGTGCACGGCGAGCGCGTGGTCGCCGTCGGCGCCAGCCCACGCAGCGCCCACGAGGTGGTCGAGCTGGACACCCGGACCGGCCGGGCCCGGGTGATCGGCGCCGCGCACGACGACCCGGTGGACCCCGCCTACTATCCCGAGCCCCAGATCCGCACGTTCACCGGACCGGCCGGACGCGAGATCCACGCGCACGTCTACCCGCCCCACAACCCCGGCTGCGTCGCCCCCGACGGCCGGCCCGCGCCGTACGTCGTGTGGGCGCACGGTGGTCCAACCGGGCGGGCGCCGCTCGTACTGGACCTGGAGATCGCCTACTTCACCTCGCGCGGCATCGGTGTCGCCGAGGTCAACTACGGCGGCTCCACCGGATACGGCCGGGAGTACCGCGACCGGCTGCGCGAGCAGTGGGGCCTGGTCGACGTCGAGGACTGCGCGGCCGTCGCGCTGGCCCTCGCCGAGGAGGGCACGGCCGACCGGGACCGGCTCGCGGTGCGCGGCGGCAGCGCGGGCGGCTGGACCGCGGCGGCCTCGCTCGCCACCACCGACGTCTACGCCTGCGGCACGATCATCTACCCCATCCTCGACCTCGCCGCCTGGGCGGACGGCGAGACCCACGACTTCGAGTCGCAGTATCTGGAGAGCCTGGTCGGGCCGCGCGAGGAGGTGCCCGGGCGGTACGCGGAGCGCTCGCCGACCGAGCATGCCGAGCGGATCACCGCGCCGTTCCTGCTTCTCCAAGGCCTCGACGATGTGATCTGCCCGCCCGCGCAGTGCGAACGGTTCCTGGCCCGGATGGCCGGGCGGCGGGTACGGCACGCGTACTTCGCCTTCGAGGGGGAGGGGCACGGCTTCCGGCGGGCGGAGACCATGGTGCGGGTGCTGGAGTCCGAGCTGTCCCTCTACGCTCAGGTGTTCGGGCTCAACCCGCCCGGCATCCCGACTCTGGAGCTCGCCAAGTGA
- a CDS encoding M55 family metallopeptidase: MKILISADMEGATGVTWPADVLPGTAQWERCRSMFTSDVNAAVLGFYDGGADEVLINEAHWTMRNLLLEKLDERAEMLTGRHKSLSMVEGVQHGDVDGIAFIGYHAGAGMEGVLAHTYLANSITGVWLNDVRASEGLLNAHVVAEYGVPVVLVTGDDLACEDALGYAPEAPKVAVKDHVSRYAAICRTPNRTFADIRGAAKEAAALAVRHEPVRGGPFTVAVEFDAEHLSMAATVVPGVERIGERKVAYTSGTMYEGIRTFKTVTTIVSAAVEEQYG; this comes from the coding sequence ATGAAGATCCTCATCAGCGCCGACATGGAGGGCGCCACGGGGGTGACCTGGCCGGCCGACGTGCTGCCGGGCACCGCGCAGTGGGAGCGCTGCCGCTCGATGTTCACCTCGGACGTCAACGCCGCCGTCCTGGGCTTCTACGACGGTGGCGCCGACGAGGTCCTGATCAACGAGGCGCACTGGACCATGCGCAACCTCCTGCTCGAAAAGCTCGACGAACGGGCCGAGATGCTCACCGGGCGGCACAAGTCCCTGTCCATGGTGGAGGGTGTGCAGCACGGCGACGTCGACGGCATCGCCTTCATCGGCTACCACGCGGGCGCCGGCATGGAGGGCGTCCTCGCCCACACCTACCTCGCCAACTCCATCACCGGGGTGTGGCTCAACGACGTACGGGCGAGCGAGGGGCTGCTCAACGCCCATGTGGTCGCCGAGTACGGGGTACCGGTCGTGCTGGTCACCGGCGACGACCTGGCCTGCGAGGACGCGCTCGGCTATGCGCCCGAGGCGCCCAAGGTCGCCGTCAAGGACCATGTCTCGCGGTACGCCGCCATCTGCCGTACGCCGAACCGGACCTTCGCCGACATCCGGGGCGCCGCCAAGGAGGCGGCGGCTCTGGCGGTCCGGCACGAGCCGGTCAGGGGCGGGCCGTTCACCGTCGCCGTGGAGTTCGACGCCGAGCATCTGTCGATGGCCGCGACCGTGGTGCCCGGTGTGGAGCGGATCGGGGAGCGGAAGGTGGCGTACACCAGCGGGACCATGTACGAGGGGATCCGGACCTTCAAGACGGTCACCACGATCGTCTCGGCTGCGGTGGAGGAGCAGTATGGCTGA
- a CDS encoding M20/M25/M40 family metallo-hydrolase yields the protein MADRQALDEVVTFTSELIRIDTTNRGGGDCQERPAAEYAAARLAEVGLTPTLLERTKGRTNVVARIEGSDPSADALLLHGHLDVVPAEARDWSVHPFSGEIRDGVVWGRGAVDMKNMDAMILAVARFWARQGVKPRRDIVIAFTADEEASAEDGSGFLADRHPGLFEGCTEGVSESGAFTFHDGSGRELYPIAAGERGTGWLKLTARGRAGHGSKVNRDNAVTRLAAAIARIGDHEWPLRLTPTVRAALTELAAVYRVAPDLDDVDGLLKKLGPAASLVEATVRNSANPTMLDAGYKVNVIPGEAVAYVDGRYLHGAEEEFRTTLDLLTGPDVEWEFHHREVALQAPVDSPTFAKMRAAVEEFAPQGHVVPYCMSGGTDAKQFSRLGITGYGFAPLKLPEGFDYQALFHGVDERVPVEALHFGVRVLDRFLRTA from the coding sequence ATGGCTGACCGGCAGGCACTGGACGAGGTCGTGACGTTCACGTCCGAGCTCATCCGGATCGACACCACCAACCGGGGCGGGGGTGACTGCCAGGAGCGGCCCGCCGCCGAGTACGCCGCCGCCCGGCTGGCGGAGGTGGGGCTCACGCCCACCCTGCTGGAGCGCACCAAGGGCCGTACCAACGTCGTCGCCCGCATCGAGGGCAGCGACCCCTCCGCGGACGCGCTGCTGCTGCACGGTCATCTGGACGTGGTGCCCGCCGAGGCTCGGGACTGGAGCGTGCACCCCTTCTCGGGGGAAATCCGTGACGGGGTCGTCTGGGGGCGCGGGGCCGTCGACATGAAGAACATGGACGCGATGATCCTCGCCGTCGCCCGCTTCTGGGCCCGCCAAGGAGTGAAGCCCCGGCGGGACATCGTGATCGCGTTCACCGCGGACGAGGAGGCGAGCGCCGAGGACGGGTCCGGCTTTCTCGCCGACCGGCATCCCGGGTTGTTCGAGGGCTGCACCGAGGGCGTCAGCGAGTCCGGGGCGTTCACCTTCCACGACGGCTCCGGACGGGAGCTGTACCCGATCGCGGCCGGTGAGCGGGGGACCGGCTGGCTGAAGCTCACCGCGCGGGGGCGGGCCGGGCACGGTTCCAAGGTCAACCGGGACAACGCGGTGACCCGCCTCGCCGCCGCCATCGCCCGGATCGGCGACCACGAGTGGCCGCTCAGACTGACCCCGACCGTGCGAGCCGCGCTCACCGAACTCGCCGCCGTGTACCGCGTCGCGCCCGACCTGGACGACGTGGACGGGCTGCTGAAGAAGCTCGGCCCGGCCGCCTCCCTGGTCGAGGCCACCGTCCGCAACAGCGCCAACCCGACCATGCTGGACGCCGGTTACAAGGTGAACGTCATCCCGGGGGAGGCCGTCGCCTACGTCGACGGACGCTATCTGCACGGCGCCGAGGAGGAGTTCCGCACGACCCTTGACCTGCTCACCGGACCTGACGTGGAGTGGGAGTTCCACCATCGGGAGGTGGCCCTCCAGGCGCCGGTGGACTCGCCGACGTTCGCGAAAATGCGGGCCGCCGTGGAGGAGTTCGCGCCGCAGGGGCATGTCGTGCCCTACTGCATGTCCGGCGGCACCGACGCCAAGCAGTTCTCGCGCCTCGGCATCACCGGGTACGGTTTCGCGCCGCTGAAGCTGCCCGAGGGCTTCGACTACCAGGCCCTCTTCCACGGCGTCGACGAACGCGTCCCGGTCGAGGCACTGCACTTCGGCGTCCGGGTCCTGGACCGCTTCCTGCGGACGGCCTAG